The Quercus lobata isolate SW786 chromosome 9, ValleyOak3.0 Primary Assembly, whole genome shotgun sequence region GCCCGTGACTTGATACCTTATACCCTATACTCTAAACCGTAAACCTAGATGTAATTATTTCCTAGTagttaaagattataaataggCTTCTATGTAAGAGTagaattagttttattttttatttttttatgtaacttAACTTAGTTTTAGACTAACTTAGTTTTAGACTTGGATAGAAACTATGTTTCACTAACTTTTCTCTATAATTCAAGCTTTGATTCTTAATTCTACGGCAATTCTAGTTCAAGTTCTTAGTTATTTGATATTGATTTCTATCTCAAAAATATGTGAGGCAGGAAAAAGAGCTCATGGAAACTTTGAACTCGAAACTAGAGCAACTCAATGTTGAAATAATTGAGGTAATATTGATGGTTCTTTAGGGAATAAACAATATGCATATAGTGTGTGTGCactaataagtttatttttcaCTCACAATGCAGAAGAGAAGATCAAGCAGGAGCTCATTGCACTCAGCAAAAAAGTGAAAGTAATGCTGATGGCTTAATTAATCTGCATGCTAAAGTTCAtttttacaccctaaaattttGGTTAATTGTCATTTTGATCATACATTAGTTCTCTTATGAGTGGTCTTTGGCTTCGGGACTCACGAATAGTAATTGTGTTCAATATTTCATAGAGTCAATTCATATGTCACTACACAAATAAAATATCACATCtacaagttaaaattgttgcaatatgtgttaaattattgcatcagcaataataagttgcaataacttataattttcgATTGCAATAAAAGCTTTAATATATTAGGGAAAATTGTTACAATAACTGAAAATGAAGAAATCGTTACAATAAAttgatacaaattattttttaaatttattgcaaccaaaattttgaactaatagTTTATTGCAACGTagttatcattaaaataatttgatatttattcttttacaatttattgTAATGACAAATACGAAATTGCAATGaatatatcattgcaataacctGATAGGGGTGAGCAGTGACCGAACCTCACCGACAAAACCAAGGCTCACTGACCAAACCGCACCGAAATTTGGTATGGCCAAAGGAGCAGATGTCGGTGAGCAAAACCTGGTGACCCTTCCGACGCCGGTGTAGTGACACAGTCGGAGATGATTTTCAAAACCGACCCATAAACCGATACCGACCGATTCTTATATATACAGATAGAGTCTTGGATCTCTTGGTTTCACTGGGTTGTTAAAAAACATAAGAAGATAGTGAAACGGCGCCGTTTCACTAGGTtgttaaaaagaagaagcataaAACGACTACATTTTATGCTAGGTTTTTACTTTTCACATATAAATACTCTATTTTATCTTAGTCTCCACAGAAAGCCTCTCTCGCCTTTCAAGTCTCACTCTTAGCACAGTAGCAGTGCAGCACCAAAGCTACTCACTGTAATAGTGCTGGACTGTCGATAACTTGTAagccaatttttattttctcaacaccactttgtctctctctctctctctatgtctCATTGAGTATTGACAGTGTTTTTTCTTTCACTGAATATTGATTTTGAGGGAGATTATTCTCACTTTCTTAGTCTTCACTCTTTAATCTGCAAAAAAGTGGTAATCATACTATTCACCAATGACCActgattttttattgttaaggaTTTTGAGCTACTAagatgagcttttttttttttttttggctgaatactGAGATGAGCTATTGCCTAACTACCTAAGTGACTATTggatatttggctttttgtttgTTTCGTTTTAGTAGTAGCCAGTGGGTTTTGCGTTTGATTATGAATTATAATATGTTGagaagtttaaaattttaaataaaccaCGTAAGTCTTTGAGGTAGTATAAATTCACTGTAAAACATTTATTTAGTCAAactattattatgttattgttACTAATTGTCCAATTGAGTAATGTCTAAgtagaaaaacatttttaatacttttaatatttaaacTGATTAAACTAATGAAACCGACCGCAAAAACCCGAACCGCTATAGGTCGGGAAACCAACCCTTGGTAGTGTGCATCGGTTATGATTATGGGATAACCAATTTTTATCGATTCGGtgataaatttggaaaaaaactGCACTAACCGAACCGTGCACACCCCTACATATACTTGCCCGACCCAATGAATATATCATTGCAACGTATTTATCATTGAAATAATTTgacatttattctttttactaACATGTGTcttgtttgtttttgctttttaatgGGGGTTTCAGTTATGAAGACATTGAGCCACTTGAGATTTATCTCCATCTTCCACGGCTTGTTGAAGATAAGGTATTTTGGTTGTTgggttatatttgtttttgcttcttTAATGATCTGTGTTACATTGCTTATTAGTCATTGCTATCATTGCATTAAAgttgtcattaaaatatttagagtttattgcaacaaaattttttgttgcacaaacttattacctcaaattttattgcaacaccTCATATCAACTATTGTAATGACTCTAatgttattgcaatgattttttttgttgcaataaactttttttttgtgtaaatatttttctgtttgtaattcttttggctactttgtgtctttttttatgaaatagtctcattgcaataaaattattcttataaaaaaaagtttcaattaaaaattctagGTGTCAAAGTAGGAGATCCTTCTTTACTTTACCTTCCATCTAAAATGTTACAAATTCTAGGTGTCAAGCCTACCTATTAAGGGGGAGCTTAGGCTTACACGTGTGAGGAAGtgttaaaattatgattaaatgattaaattcatcattttctaaTAGCATAAgcttataaaaatttgtaattaaacactTGTAATGAATTCTTTCTTATTGTAGGAGTTAAAAGGGAAGCTGCTGTTTTTTTGTCGTTGTTATTTGTTGCCTGTTGATGGTGATGGAACTTCAATTAATGTTCCTGACTAGCATATTGCTTTGAAAGTAGAAGGTATGAATTTTTatactttacaatttttttttttatttgttatcaaAGACACTAATGTAAGCTTACTTAATGTCTGTAGGGAAAAACCATCGTTTCAAATTTGATGAAGTAATTTCTCATGAAGCTAATATAGATgatgtttttggaaaaacatttGAATTCTTACAAAGTGCACTtgttaaattgaattttgacGTAGTTATAGAGTGCATTAGAATATATTTTAGAATATGGACTTTTTCTGTATTAATTGTGGTATTGTGGAAATTGGGGTAGCAAATTGTGACGTGCATTGCCCCAAATTTGGTGTCTTGGACTTTGCTGGTGTAGAAGGCTAGGCACTTCTTAAAGTCTGTGGAAGTTTGGATCTGCTTATGCTATCTAACTTCCCCTAAATTTTGTGTCATGGGCTTTGCTACTGTAGAAGGTTGGACACTTCTAAAATGCTATGAAAGTTTGAATTTGCTCATCCTATCTAACTTCTTCAAGGTGGTCAAGTTCTTTGAGGCATAGCTAGTGGAGATGGTAGCCAAAATCAACATCTTTGCATCCTCAACCAAGTATGGTTGTTTAtgcaacaacaaataaaaacatcaacaacaataacaatagtaaaactaatgctttaggtttaaatgttttaaaaagaaaaaactgcaTGTTCAGAAAACTTGTAAGCTCCTCAGGCAATGACAAGTTAGACAAGACAAGCgataataaaatgacaaaattacaaatatgtaaaagtaacaaaataaaatctctgataaaaaaaaaaaaacttttaattatttgaacaaaatgaaaattattatgtgAAAGCATGCctaaaattaacattttttaactgttattgatgatgccaaaatcgtcAGTTGGGTCACTCGTTCAATCCGGAGCATTAGACGATCTTGTGAGACCTGCAAGATAAAAGATAGATAGATCGAAGAGACCACCAGGTTGCTCCCGGTGGGGGAGTcttcgatgcttaagttagtatcTGCCCCTATCTTTCCTATATAGATAGTGTTTTATAGTAGTTTTAGACGTACCTTAGCAAATGGACAGATTGTCCATTTTATAGGTGAATTAGGTAGTTGTTGGACATAAATGAGGGTGATTATTACCCTAATTGTAACGTTCTTTGTCTTGATGAGAGAATTTAAGGCCTTTGATGATCATTATTGAATGTGTTGGACGGTTACTCATCTATCTTTGATGGCCTACTAATGACGCAATGATCGTCCATTAAGATGGATGaccttaataatttttatggaCTATCAGTTATTATTTAGAAAAGAAAGGGTAAAGCTTGTTTTGTGATGGATTTTATTCTAGAGAAATCTTTGATAGCTTGGTCTAACTTTTATGGAGCAAGAGCATGTGGCTTAATATCAGAAGTGAGCCTAATAACTAAGTCATATAAAACATTtatttcaaacaaatttttagcCTAAACACAACACATTGCATTAGTAAGTCCATGAAAGTCTCTGTTTATATTATACTTTATTATAATTCACTCAACTCAAACATCTTCAGTAATTTAGTCCATTTGGAGCGTAAACAATTACTTCTAATTTTTAGCTAACTAATTTTCGAGTACACTTTCCAATTGACACTCTAACATTTctccattattattttattcatttttttaaaactttttttattcttcatttttattcattccaaactattatatttttcaaattaccaatagtttaaaaaaaaaaaaaaaaactcccaacAATAATATTTTCCGACAATCACCTTTTTTTCTTAGCagtcatatttttcaaattgtcaTAGGATcatttaattagattttgtgGGTCCCTTGCAACAATGATATAACAAGTCGTATGAGCATCTAAATTTAACGTTCATGTAAGTGGATTCCAGTTaattcaattggtaaagtttctgatggttgaataaaatatctggggttcaatccatgcctacaccaaaaaccgattgataTCTTAGTTTGATGTTAAactttctctccaaaaaaaaaaaaaaaaattaagtttaacGTTCATGctcacattatttatttatgttagtCTTTATTGTAACTTTGAATCTATCacatctatgtttttttttttttttaattacgtATCAAAATTATATTAGTCTTGTGTAAgacctttaaaattttatgtaatttgatCTTAACCAAATCTACATTAGTTTTGAAACTTATCAATGTATACCATTTGGAATGaatttattcattaatttttgggggtattttttggattattattattattattattatttgtgattttggattattattatatatatcttTACCCTCTTcattcacaaaaaaagaaaaaaaagaaaaagaaaaaaaagagagcttaTCTTTAGCTTTACCactttataatttttctcaccattaaaaaaacaaaacaaaacgcaTAGGTCATTAACTTTACCACAcgtttatttattctatttgcTAATAACCAAGAACAACAGATCTCATCCCATAGCtcttattagagagagagcaCAAGGCCTCTCTAATTAAACATTAAGCCCATTCCACCACAATTGGTTTGAAGCCCAAATTAGCCCAGATTCCCAAGCCCACTTTTTTCTGTTTTATTAAAGAGAGAATTGGGCCTATTCAATTAAACATTAAGCCCATTCCACTACAGTTGCTTTCAAGCCCAAAATAGCCCAGATTCCCAAGCCCAcgttttttggtttaattaaaGAGAGCACTGGGCCTCTCCAATTAAACATTAAGCCTATTCCACCACAATTGCTTTTAAGCCCAAACTAGCCTAGATTCTCAACATATGACCCGATCCAGCACTTGCGTGAAccaacttcttttcttttgtaatctgAAATCTGAAATCTGGAGACGTTCGAAGTTTGAGCCATTTCGTTAATACTATGGCCACCGGTCCACCGATTTGGTAAGCTTCAAATTTCTAATACTATTGTTGTTATTGTGAGACGATGCCCTTTTCAATTCACTAGAGCTACACTACACTACACTAGACGATTTGGTATCTTCATCCTCATCATGCTTCATGATTCTGTCGTTCTTAATTTTGTTAGGAATGTGGACAACtactttgctttgctttgcttttggTACAATTTTTTACTATggatttttctaattttagagTAGCTGTGAATGTATACATTGCTCATTCTTTGGTTTATGGCAAAGAAGGTGATAGCAATAGAGTATCATTTGGAATGTCATTCCGTAATTGTATAGTTCGGGACGGAGCCAGACTATCAAGGGAGGGGggctaaaaaaaatcataactaaaatactttttttttttttttaataatcaaaatacTAATTTGTTAGTAAGATTATTGCTAAGATTTATTATTTACCTAATAAAATACTTTGTTGTgtcttttatataattataaagatgtcaaactatttaaaataaaaataaaaaaatggcaaacTAAAAGACAAAACAATACGATCAGGTCAATGACtcaattgattctcaaaaaaaaggtcaatgactcaataaaaaacaACACTGCCACTGACCCACTCTACCACTACTACCAATAGTTTTCTATAAAAAACTaccaaagaaaaatttagaaaaatttacacagttttttttccttcttttgctGCAACCCTCCAAGAAAAGGCACAAACTTTGAACATTCAAACAAGACTATCACCACGCACACTAAGagataactaaaaaaaaatcataatctgacccaaatcaaaatttgaataacccccaaaacataatccaaaaaaaaaaaaaaaaaccaaacttatttttaaaggaTCTTTCACTTtcctatatattaaaaaaaaaaggatctttCACCTTAGGTTTAAGTTCCACCTTCACTTCCTCTAGCAGATCTGGTGGCATGTGGCGACAATTTACTTAAACACTCTCTTCTAATGGTGGTATTGTGGCTGCTTATAGACTTTTTGTCTCTATTCAATTGAAACCCTCTCACATAGGAGAGTGCACAAAACtgataaaccaaaaaaaccgACAGAAATCGACTGACTTGTTACCAAAATTTCGGTTTGGTTtcggttttaaatttttaaaaaccgAAAATAATTGGTTTAGTTTTGGTGGCAGGTTTGAATGCACCGAATTGGCCGAAACCAAAccaaatcatattataatatattttatattaaatataggatAAAACTTATATACAGTACCTTAAATGTTATTCTTTAGgttatttcttaaaattttgccatgtggctatttaaattaaaagataCACTTccatttatgaaaaaaaaaattcacatgacaaaattttaagaaaaaaatctaaaaaatagtACCTAAGtcttattcttaaatatataataatataaattttataaatatttgggccTCCTATACATATTCGgccttttcatttatattttttttaaacagttgggcctttctttttattatacgatccggccttttcttttttttgacagGATGATCCGGCCTTTCAATGTTTTCATTTTATCATTAGATTAACCATAATTAAACTAATTACTAATTAGATATctaattaaactataaaaacaaaagttaaaaaccctACCCTACAACATACCCCACAGCCCACATATTTTCACTCTCACAGACTCCACTCCACTCCACAGTCCCTCTCACCGCCTCCAGTCCACACGATTCAGCCTCCAGTTTGAATATGGCATCTTGAAAATACATTTGGTTTTCATGTTTGACAGTGATGATGTATCATTGGATGGACTAGAGCAAGAACTGCAAGAATGCAAAAAATGACGATGTAAGTAATTCCATATCATTTCCTTTGAAAATTCATTCctttagatatatattttattatcaacGCCCCTTTAAGCTGCAatactttgtttattttatttcttttgctttctcATTGTACATTTTCATCGTGTTTTATCATGTAAATTGGTTTTTGttgcttaccaaaaaaaaaggtttcatgTCTATTTTTAGAGGTTTATATATTAATGATCCCCCTGTCTCTCTAATAATGTAGGTAGTTGCAAACATACTATCTGAAGGTACAAAATTAAGGGAGTATtcagagggggttgagaacaaTTTACGGAAAGTTGAATTGGACTTGATTCAGGTTTGTGCTTACTTAACAAAATCCTTTTTTGCcaatcaatatttttataattcatagagacatgatttatttttgtaaactttCTAACTAGACTCTGCTAATTTCCGACTTTAGTTTCCTTAAGTGAAGCTTTGGCCATGGCATGTGCATGATCATATCTCCTAAGTGAATAGTTGGAGAAGCATCAGATATTGCAGGCTGTCTCAATTTGTGTATGGGGAGGGTTTGTGTGAGAGATCATGTGTATGCACATCAACTAAGAATCAGACTTTTTCGACTTGTTAGATTGCTCATCATGTTTGTTGTATTGCTCTTCTATTGCACTATATTAGATTATAGAAACAAGATCTATTTGGTAAGAACTTAAATAGaaaatgtgtgtttgatttatttatttatttatatttttttttcattcattggTAAAGATTTGTGTAACAGAGATACTCTTCAGAATCCTTTTTGagtactcttttattttatatttaataaatattaaatgcTTTTTATTGCATTAAAACTTGTCCTTCAACATTGCAGGATTTCATAAAAGAAAGTGATAATTTAGTGTCTCTTCGTGATCAAATTCGTGAATGTGACAGAATCTTGTTACAGATGGAAACTCTCCTCGGTGGATTTCAAGTATGTTGTCCCTTACTTTGCTATAAGCAATTATTTACTTTCTTGCAGCTTCATCGAGActgtttttcatttattttatgcttgataaaatatattttgatggaTATACACAATTAATCACCCTCTAATAAAGCATATTGGCTGAAATTGTAGTTGCATATATCTTTATTATAACTCTGTCACTTTGCAatgatcataattttttttaaaaaattcttgtatatgttgacaaaattatatacattgtTTTTGCTCAGGGACAAGATTACATGCATTCTTTATTTTAGTAGCAGTTCCTGGTTATAAATCACTACCTCACATAAACACCTAGTTATACATGTTTGCCATTAGTTTATGATGGTAAAATTTCCCTTTGTCCCAATATTGGTTACTTTTTGCAAGTAGGCCATTTATAAGCTGAAAAAGATTGTAGGCATTAGCTTTATATCACTGCTGCTTTAAGGATGTCTTTACTAGCgcagtcatttttttttccctctcctatACATCCATTTGTCAAAAATGATAGTGTTTTTAATTCAACTGTTATATGTAACTAAGGAGAATATGGATCCCAAACTTTAGATGCATTTAATGGTATAAAGGCTTTCTTTGTTTAACTTTCTTTTTACATTGAAAGACTTTTTGGAAGTTTTTCTGTCTGAACAATTTTCCTGGAAGTCGGCCATTTGAGTAATGATTAAGTGACACCTctaaattattgtttataaaCCTTTCCATTTTTCTTATGTTCTATACAATATATGATTGTTCTATGTTCTATAAACAGTTGGCAGAATCAAAATTGGCAAAGTTTGTTGAAGACATCATTGTCCCTCCAAGGATGGTTGGCATAGTCATTGACGGAGAggtatttctaatttttgtagAGCCTGCTTTTTTACTGTTACTGTCATAATTGCTATTATTACATGTTTGTCTTAGCTTTCAAACTTGCTCACGGATGGTCTTAGCTTACAAACTTGCTCATTGATGTCCTCATCCAAAAATTTGTTCTTGTTTAGCCGTTGTTTACATGTCCGTTACGtaaaaatgagaagaagagTTTCAGTGATTTACCCATCCAATGAAATTATCAGGACTTTGGTTATTCTTTAACGTTTGGGAATTGAATTATGAGAAAAGTATTGATGCATTAATCTGAGAGAGGTCTGTTTGTGCTTCATTCATTTTGATTTACAGTTGCTTTAATTAAAAAGGCTCCTTTTTGAATATTTTGCTACAAGCTTTATCCTTTTGCCTTGATACCTATGTAGCACGGGTGtgtttcgggactcgggtgcgggtgcaaGACTcggcaattaaaaaattattaaaaatatttttatttatattttctatatatttttactattaaaatatttttaaaaaacacattactatgctttgattcacaaaacaaagaaagatgaaggcaagaaacacattACTATGCCTCTGAGGTGAAAATTTCGGATTTTCCGGCTAGATTCAAGGCCAATTTCAGCCGTTTTTGGCCTGTTTCGGCTGCCGGCCAATACGACCCAATATGGCCGATACGGCCCGATTCTGGCCGAATCAGCCTAGTTCGGCGcgaatctaaaagaaaaaaaaaaaaactcaaacacgGCACCGACGCGCAGGCAACCGTGTCGGATGCCGTGTCGGGCCACGTCAGACTCGGGTGTGGCACCCTCCCAGCTGCGTCCGTGCTTTCTAGCTTGATACTAATCACATCAAGCCTTAGATGGCAAAATGGGATTTACATATACTCTTTTATGCTTGATTTATATCATTGTTATGTCCTTGTAAGACTTGCTAGATTAGTTTGAGGGAGAACTTAATGCGTGGGAAAATGTGTTTTACTTGAAATGATAAATTGTTGCTCATGTTCTCTCGCTTCTCCCTTATTGTATTAGTGATTCAATCATTGCATGATgggttacttatcaaaaaaaaaaaaaatcattgcgTGATGGGTTATTGTGGATTGATTGTAGAAAGATCTAGTCATCTGCTTCATTTACTGCCCATCTTTTTTTGATTTAAATTGTAACATCTTTTATAAATATGTATTCTGGTTAGAGTAGCACTTTCTACTTGTTTTATGCTTGTGTACATGATTTAGGCTCTTCTGATATTCACATTATAGGTTACAGTTGATTTGTTAATATGGGGGCCGTATCTATAACACAATTGAGTTACAACATACGTCCTTGAATGTGCATGGTGTACAGTCCATGTTGCTTCCTGGTTAACATAGTGATTTGGGAGATTTTTGTGTTCCATTTCTTTTATCGCTGTTAACATACTTGCAGTGGAATTTGTCCAGGTCAATGATGAATACATGAGAACTCTTGAGATTCTGAGTAAGAAGCTGAAGTTTGTAGAAGTGGATCCTATGGTCAAAGCTTCAAAAGCTCTGAAAGATGTTCAACCTGAGCTAGAAAAAGTTAGGCAGAAAGCAATTTCAAAGGTTATTGACTAGAATTACCTGATGCTTTGGTTGATGATGATTATTCAATTTCTTGTGTTAATGTATGTTTTAAACCTACCAAAATATTAATGTGCTACAATGTCATGCATATCATATACACTAATCTGCCCATGTACATATTTGCATTTGGATACAATATTGTTTGTATGGACTGTTTAACTATCAATTAGTAATAGCAGTCCTTACTCTTGCACAAGAAGAATCCCAAGCTTGTGACTTGATGAGTTAACACTCTTGTGACCATTTCAATGATGTATGTTAGAAAGGGCTACAATTTGACATTTGTAACTTGAATAGAGTTAGTTATTAGTACTTATGTTTGATACTTGAACATAATTTTGTTGACTGAATATTAGTTTTGGTCAACATTTTAATCTATATTTACTGATAATCAGATATTTTTAGTTTGCTTTTACAACTGAGGTTAGAGTTTTGAGGTAATTGCTAAGGCCAAAGATTTCCTCAAGGCCAAGGGTAGGGATAAAAGCTTTTTTTCAACAATTCTTTTCTTAATTAGCTTCAACAGAAGGTAGCCAATCCAAATTTCATTCATTCGATAAGGATTCAACATGTACATTGTATAGTATTGAGGCCAGAATGtcttattattcaaaatttgaacAGTGACCATTTTGTACTGAGAACTTTTTGGAATTACAGTGCAAGTCAATACATTTCAACTTAATATCACCTACGCCTTCTCCCCAACCTCTGTGGATTTAATTGAGTCAGAATCTCTTGAGGACAATAATGATATTCTATGTTTTGTCTCATAGTTTGGGCAGAAAATATGGTGAATATAAActtcaaaaaatgttttgataTGGATAATTGGATATTGAATATTATCTATTGCTCATGTAATGATATCACACTTCTAAACTGTTTTACTGCTTTACCTGTTGATTAATGAGTACATGTAAGCcctttctaagtgtttttctaCTGCTGTACATGTTGATTAATTAGTACATATAAGCTCTTTCTAATTGTTTTTCTACTGCTTTACCTGTAGATTAATGAGTACAAATAGGCTCTTTCCAACCATATTATCTTTTTGCAGGTGTTTGACTTCATTGTTCAGAAGCTTTATGCATTgagaaaacccaaaacaaatatcCAGATCCTTCAACACAGTGTTCTTTTAAAGTACAATTGAGTAGAATCTAAATACAGTGCTTAATAGGTCTTATGGGACATtagaattttatataattttatcagaTTTACTTTcatctttcatctttttttttttttttttttggttcttcctCCCTGTGTTTCTATTGATATGGGTGATTTGTTAATTGATGTGAGTGCTGcttgatttttcctttctttctgaAGGAGATGGTGATGGGTTGGTTTGATCTTTCCATTGTCTGATTAGTATCTAACTTGTGAATTCGTCATAATCAAAtggttatattttttctttttgtttgacTTATGACTGGAACATCTTTTTATTACTCagtttcttattttgtttaatattatacGAAGGTGCATCTTGTGATATATCCTTTTCCATTGATTGTTGTCAATTCAAAACAATACTCTCTCCATCCCATATTATTGGTCTTGTCTAGAAACTTCAACTTTTTAAAGGAATGTCATTTAATGCattgtttttcaaataaaaagtgCACGTTTCCAACTACCCCCGTAATTTAAACTCTAGGGAAAGAGGGa contains the following coding sequences:
- the LOC115960750 gene encoding vacuolar protein sorting-associated protein 52 A-like → MFVVLLFYCTILDYRNKIYLDFIKESDNLVSLRDQIRECDRILLQMETLLGGFQLAESKLAKFVEDIIVPPRMVGIVIDGEVNDEYMRTLEILSKKLKFVEVDPMVKASKALKDVQPELEKVRQKAISKVFDFIVQKLYALRKPKTNIQILQHSVLLKYN